The following coding sequences are from one Aeromicrobium duanguangcaii window:
- a CDS encoding Na+/H+ antiporter subunit E has product MADRVRGLRVWHVPVIGWLTIVWLLLWGEVTPINLAGGVLVSAITVMVFPFPRVSVDGELRPWATLVLLSRFIADLALASFNVAWLAIRPATPPPSAVLQIDLVSGSELRQTLTGELISLVPGSLLIELDSEGRRMWLHVLDAGTPERVRAARDKARMQEHRLLKAIGTDAEVRESERRLREDAS; this is encoded by the coding sequence ATGGCTGATCGGGTGCGCGGGCTGCGCGTGTGGCACGTCCCGGTGATCGGGTGGCTGACGATCGTCTGGCTGCTGCTGTGGGGTGAGGTGACCCCCATCAACCTCGCCGGCGGAGTGCTCGTCAGCGCGATCACGGTCATGGTCTTCCCCTTCCCGCGCGTGTCGGTCGACGGCGAGCTCCGCCCGTGGGCCACGCTCGTCCTGCTCAGCCGCTTCATCGCCGACCTGGCCCTGGCGAGCTTCAACGTCGCGTGGCTCGCGATCCGCCCGGCGACGCCGCCGCCCAGCGCGGTGCTGCAGATCGACCTGGTCAGCGGCTCCGAGCTGCGCCAGACCCTGACGGGCGAGCTGATCTCGCTGGTCCCGGGCTCGCTGCTGATCGAGCTCGACTCCGAGGGCCGGCGCATGTGGCTGCACGTCCTGGACGCCGGCACCCCCGAGCGCGTCCGTGCCGCACGGGACAAGGCGCGGATGCAGGAACACCGGCTGCTCAAGGCCATCGGCACCGACGCCGAGGTCCGCGAGAGCGAACGACGACTCCGGGAGGATGCCTCATGA
- a CDS encoding exodeoxyribonuclease III: MRIATWNVNSIRSRVDRVASWLERNDVDVLAIQETKCREDQFPAAKLADLGYEYAHAGINQWNGVAILSRVGLEDVERSFGVDQPMFEDVLEPRAIGATCGGVRMWSLYVPNGRDLEHGHYQYKLEWLARLRDSAEQWLAKDPETPIALTGDWNIAPQDDDVWDMAVFEGKTHVSAPERAAFQAVVDAGFADVVRPHTPGPGVYTYWDYTQLSFPKKKGMRIDFVLGSPALAERVTGAWIDREERKGKGASDHAPVVVDLAD; the protein is encoded by the coding sequence ATGCGCATTGCGACGTGGAACGTCAACTCCATCCGCAGCCGGGTCGACCGGGTGGCCTCCTGGCTCGAGCGCAACGACGTCGACGTCCTGGCGATCCAGGAGACGAAGTGCCGCGAGGACCAGTTCCCCGCCGCGAAGCTCGCGGACCTGGGATATGAGTACGCGCACGCCGGGATCAACCAGTGGAACGGTGTCGCGATCCTGTCGCGCGTCGGCCTGGAGGACGTCGAGCGCTCGTTCGGCGTCGATCAGCCGATGTTCGAGGACGTGCTCGAGCCGCGCGCGATCGGGGCGACCTGCGGCGGCGTCCGGATGTGGAGCCTCTACGTGCCCAACGGGCGCGATCTCGAGCACGGGCACTACCAGTACAAGCTCGAGTGGCTGGCGCGCCTGCGCGACTCGGCCGAGCAGTGGCTCGCGAAGGACCCCGAGACGCCGATCGCGCTGACCGGCGACTGGAACATCGCGCCGCAGGACGACGACGTCTGGGACATGGCCGTCTTCGAGGGCAAGACCCACGTCTCGGCGCCGGAGCGCGCCGCGTTCCAGGCCGTCGTCGACGCGGGCTTCGCCGACGTCGTCCGGCCGCACACGCCGGGTCCGGGCGTCTACACGTACTGGGACTACACGCAGCTGAGCTTCCCGAAGAAGAAGGGCATGCGCATCGACTTCGTGCTCGGCTCCCCGGCGCTCGCCGAGCGCGTCACCGGGGCGTGGATCGACCGCGAGGAGCGCAAGGGCAAGGGCGCCAGCGACCACGCGCCCGTGGTCGTCGACCTGGCCGACTGA
- a CDS encoding MBL fold metallo-hydrolase, whose translation MGIEHLEPGIVRIEDADTNCYLIELGDLLMFVDAGFPRTWRYAQEALAALGRTPDEVTDVVLTHAHFDHLGFAAKARRESGARVWVHPGDHRIAAHPYRYRPGRPRLFYPLRYPAAAPILARMVRAGALRVEGVEQVDSLGVGSSPDGITVVPTAGHTDGHCVLHIPALDVVLTGDALVTLDPYTGRRGPRIVARAGTKDAVQARRSLERIAATDASLVLPGHGEPWTQGAASAVASARRSEVA comes from the coding sequence ATGGGAATCGAGCACCTGGAGCCCGGGATCGTCCGGATCGAGGACGCCGACACGAACTGCTACCTGATCGAGCTGGGCGACCTGCTCATGTTCGTCGACGCCGGGTTCCCCCGGACCTGGCGCTATGCGCAGGAGGCGCTCGCCGCCCTCGGCCGCACGCCGGACGAGGTGACCGACGTCGTCCTGACCCACGCCCACTTCGACCACCTGGGCTTCGCCGCCAAGGCGCGGCGCGAGTCCGGCGCCCGCGTCTGGGTGCACCCCGGCGATCACCGCATCGCCGCGCATCCGTACCGCTACCGTCCCGGCCGGCCCCGTCTGTTCTACCCGCTGCGGTACCCCGCGGCCGCGCCGATCCTGGCCCGGATGGTGAGGGCGGGGGCCCTGCGGGTCGAGGGCGTCGAACAGGTGGATTCCCTCGGCGTCGGGTCCAGTCCCGACGGCATCACGGTCGTCCCCACCGCCGGTCACACGGACGGGCACTGCGTCCTGCACATCCCCGCGCTGGACGTGGTCCTGACCGGCGACGCACTGGTGACGCTCGATCCGTACACGGGCCGCCGCGGCCCGCGGATCGTCGCCCGCGCGGGCACCAAGGACGCTGTGCAGGCTCGCCGCTCGCTGGAGCGGATCGCGGCGACCGACGCCAGCCTCGTCCTCCCGGGCCACGGTGAGCCGTGGACGCAGGGGGCGGCGAGCGCCGTCGCGTCGGCTCGCCGCAGCGAGGTGGCCTGA
- the mnhG gene encoding monovalent cation/H(+) antiporter subunit G: MSWGEFVDVVAGILLVLGAGFAFVAAVGVVRFPDVLTRMHAATKPQTFGLLLILAGLALRIDSLSDLTLVAVVALFQLMTAPVSAHMVARATFRTGQVDREALVVDEGD; encoded by the coding sequence ATGAGCTGGGGCGAGTTCGTGGACGTCGTGGCCGGGATCCTGCTGGTCCTGGGCGCGGGATTCGCGTTCGTCGCCGCGGTCGGCGTCGTGCGGTTCCCGGACGTGCTCACCCGCATGCACGCGGCCACGAAGCCGCAGACGTTCGGCCTGTTGCTGATCCTGGCCGGACTCGCACTGCGCATCGACAGCCTGAGCGACCTCACCCTGGTCGCCGTCGTCGCGCTGTTCCAGCTGATGACGGCGCCGGTCTCGGCGCACATGGTCGCGCGCGCCACCTTCCGCACCGGCCAGGTCGACCGCGAGGCCCTCGTCGTCGACGAGGGCGACTGA
- a CDS encoding nitroreductase/quinone reductase family protein — MSFEAHGGTRGGRSTGGPLVRLANKFMARRARRSASASLGPMKIAVLTTVGAKSGQPRENPVGWFPGTDGSWLIVASANGAKNNPAWFHNIAAHPDEITLEIGPRKIPVRAEQLHGAEREAALRSIVESAPQFGGYTEKTDRVIPVIRLTERTDAP; from the coding sequence ATGAGCTTCGAGGCCCACGGCGGAACGCGCGGCGGCAGGTCCACCGGCGGTCCCCTCGTCCGACTGGCGAACAAGTTCATGGCACGGCGTGCCCGGCGCTCGGCGTCGGCGTCCCTGGGACCGATGAAGATCGCGGTCCTCACGACGGTCGGCGCCAAGAGCGGTCAGCCCCGCGAGAACCCCGTCGGCTGGTTCCCCGGCACGGACGGATCCTGGCTGATCGTCGCCTCCGCCAACGGCGCGAAGAACAACCCCGCGTGGTTCCACAACATCGCCGCCCACCCCGACGAGATCACCCTCGAGATCGGCCCGCGCAAGATCCCGGTTCGCGCCGAGCAGCTGCACGGCGCCGAGCGCGAGGCCGCGCTCCGGTCGATCGTCGAGTCCGCGCCGCAGTTCGGCGGCTACACCGAGAAGACCGACCGCGTCATCCCCGTCATCCGCCTGACGGAGCGCACCGACGCGCCCTGA
- a CDS encoding metallopeptidase family protein, whose protein sequence is MIDVDPDRFEELVTAALADVPAELADRLDNVVLFIEDDAPPEDPHLLGLYDGIPLTERDSTYAGVVPDRIFVYRNPTLAICDTEEDVVEEVRITVVHEIAHFFGIDDARLHELGYA, encoded by the coding sequence GTGATCGACGTCGACCCGGACCGGTTCGAGGAGCTGGTGACCGCCGCCCTGGCCGACGTCCCCGCCGAGCTGGCCGATCGACTCGACAACGTGGTGCTGTTCATTGAGGACGACGCCCCGCCGGAGGACCCGCACCTGCTGGGGCTCTACGACGGGATCCCGCTCACCGAGCGCGACTCCACGTACGCCGGCGTCGTCCCCGACCGCATCTTCGTCTACCGCAATCCCACCCTCGCGATCTGCGACACCGAGGAGGACGTGGTCGAGGAGGTTCGCATCACGGTCGTACACGAGATCGCCCACTTCTTCGGGATCGACGACGCCCGCCTGCACGAACTGGGCTATGCCTGA
- a CDS encoding pirin family protein, translated as MPESRVLRRAADRFHTVASGTETFHSFSYGRHYDPDNVGFGPVIAINEERIAPGAGYDEHHHADAEIVTWVLDGVLGHEDSTGHCGEVRPGVAQRLSAGAGVTHAERNGSDVEPLRFVQMMLRSTNWDEPEYAQAAVPDGPGLHETVPVHADARLLVARPGPDASVELEVEHGALLHVTRGPVSIDDTTLGAGDEMHVTGPDRLRLTGRDGEVFVWLFR; from the coding sequence ATGCCTGAGTCACGCGTTCTGCGCCGCGCGGCAGACAGATTTCACACCGTCGCGAGCGGCACCGAGACGTTCCACTCCTTCTCGTACGGGCGGCACTACGACCCCGACAACGTGGGCTTCGGGCCGGTGATCGCGATCAACGAGGAGCGCATCGCGCCGGGGGCGGGGTACGACGAGCACCACCACGCCGACGCCGAGATCGTCACGTGGGTCCTCGACGGCGTGCTCGGCCACGAGGACTCCACCGGTCACTGCGGCGAGGTCCGCCCGGGCGTCGCACAGCGCCTCAGCGCCGGCGCGGGCGTCACCCACGCCGAGCGCAACGGCAGCGACGTGGAACCGCTGCGATTCGTGCAGATGATGCTCCGCAGCACGAACTGGGACGAGCCCGAGTACGCCCAGGCGGCGGTCCCCGACGGGCCCGGCCTGCACGAGACCGTGCCGGTCCACGCCGACGCCCGGCTGCTCGTGGCGCGCCCTGGACCCGACGCGTCCGTCGAGCTCGAGGTGGAGCACGGAGCGCTCCTGCACGTGACCCGTGGACCCGTCTCGATCGACGACACGACGCTCGGCGCCGGGGACGAGATGCACGTCACCGGACCCGATCGGCTCCGGCTCACGGGACGGGACGGCGAAGTCTTCGTGTGGCTGTTCAGGTGA
- a CDS encoding class I SAM-dependent methyltransferase, protein MSIVPETRLTIGEALDRLLRDEVPVRLEAFDGSVLGPEDSPVRLRLLNERGLSYLMTAPGDLGFARAYVSGDLQIEGVHPGDPYELMKVVMSRLRFRVPPATEMVQIVRSLGFGNLKPPAPPAEEHAPRWRRALEGLRHTKGRDADVIQHHYDVSNRFYELVLGPSMTYTCAVFPKPDATLEEAQAEKYDLVCRKLDLKPGDRLLDMGCGWGGMVRHAARHYGVRGIGVTLSQQQAQWAQAEIEREGLSDLAEVRFSDYRDVSETGFDAISSIGLTEHIGVRNYGDYFAFARSRVKVGGRMLNHCITRPDNKGRASAGQFIDRYVFPDGELTGVGTIVVAMQDAGFEVRHLEDLREHYGMTLAGWCQNLVDHWDEALDEVSLGRAKVWGLYMAGSRLAFERNEIQLHHVLGVNTSADGDADYPLRVDF, encoded by the coding sequence ATGAGCATCGTTCCCGAGACTCGGTTGACGATCGGCGAAGCGCTGGACCGGCTCCTGCGCGACGAGGTCCCCGTCCGCCTCGAGGCCTTCGACGGCAGCGTGCTGGGCCCGGAGGACTCGCCCGTCCGCCTGCGCCTGCTCAACGAGCGCGGCCTGTCGTACCTCATGACCGCCCCGGGCGACCTCGGGTTCGCCCGGGCATACGTCTCCGGCGACCTGCAGATCGAGGGCGTCCATCCCGGCGACCCCTACGAGCTGATGAAGGTCGTCATGAGCCGGCTGCGGTTCCGGGTGCCCCCGGCCACCGAGATGGTGCAGATCGTCCGGAGCCTGGGCTTCGGCAACCTCAAGCCGCCCGCGCCGCCGGCCGAGGAGCACGCGCCCCGGTGGCGACGCGCTCTGGAGGGCCTGCGGCACACCAAGGGCCGCGACGCCGACGTGATCCAGCACCACTACGACGTCTCCAACCGCTTCTACGAGCTGGTGCTGGGCCCGTCGATGACCTACACGTGCGCCGTGTTCCCCAAGCCGGACGCCACCTTGGAGGAGGCGCAGGCCGAGAAGTACGACCTCGTGTGCCGCAAGCTCGACCTCAAGCCCGGCGACCGCCTGCTCGACATGGGCTGCGGCTGGGGCGGCATGGTCCGACACGCGGCGCGGCACTACGGCGTGCGCGGCATCGGGGTCACCCTCTCGCAGCAGCAGGCGCAGTGGGCCCAGGCCGAGATCGAGCGCGAGGGCCTGTCCGACCTGGCCGAGGTCCGATTCAGCGACTACCGCGACGTGAGCGAGACCGGGTTCGACGCGATCAGCTCGATCGGCCTGACCGAGCACATCGGGGTCCGCAACTACGGGGACTACTTCGCCTTCGCCCGGAGCAGGGTCAAGGTCGGTGGGCGCATGCTCAACCACTGCATCACGCGCCCTGACAACAAGGGCCGGGCCTCGGCCGGGCAGTTCATCGACCGGTACGTCTTCCCCGACGGCGAGCTCACGGGCGTGGGCACGATCGTCGTCGCGATGCAGGACGCCGGCTTCGAGGTGCGCCACCTGGAGGACCTGCGGGAGCACTATGGGATGACACTGGCAGGCTGGTGTCAGAATCTGGTGGACCACTGGGACGAGGCGCTGGACGAGGTCTCCCTCGGCCGTGCCAAGGTCTGGGGCCTGTACATGGCCGGGTCCCGCCTGGCCTTCGAACGAAATGAGATCCAGTTGCACCACGTCCTGGGCGTGAACACCTCTGCCGACGGCGATGCCGACTACCCCCTGCGAGTCGACTTCTGA
- a CDS encoding monovalent cation/H+ antiporter complex subunit F, translated as MTVVAIICAVLLGLTGLLCLVRIVRGPTMLDRTVAADVFTAACVGAIGVEAAVGRHGTTLPILVALALVAFLGSVSIARYAASQAAGGPT; from the coding sequence ATGACCGTCGTGGCCATCATCTGCGCGGTCCTGCTCGGTCTGACCGGGCTGCTGTGCCTGGTCCGCATCGTGCGCGGCCCCACCATGCTCGACCGGACCGTCGCGGCCGACGTCTTCACGGCCGCCTGCGTCGGCGCCATCGGCGTCGAGGCCGCGGTCGGGCGGCACGGCACCACGCTTCCGATCCTGGTCGCGCTGGCCCTGGTCGCCTTCCTCGGCTCGGTCAGCATCGCCCGCTACGCGGCCTCGCAGGCGGCGGGAGGCCCGACATGA
- a CDS encoding FAD-binding oxidoreductase: MAALRTSWDAIGPGQPVRLAKKTSNLFRPRSPAAGPGLDVSGLDGVIAIDPVARTADVQGMCTYERLVDETLAHGLIPSVVPQLRTITLGGAVTGLGIESTSLRLGLPHEAVLEMDVLTGSGEIVTATPDNEHAELFAAFPNSYGSLGYAVRLRIELQPAPRQVRLRHVRFAGAADVTKALAEIADAGSWDGVPVDAVDGTAFSPDEIYLTLAHFTDTDLPTSDYTGQDVYYRSIQQRHEDVLTIHDYLWRWDTDWFWCSGAFGAQNPAVRRVWPRRWRRSDVYHRLVALDGKVGVSRVLDRIKHIPARERVIQDIEVPLDRLEDFLTWFDREVGMRPVWLCPLRTRRAWPTYPLTPGDVYVNVGFWGTVVVPAGSEPGAVNRKVETEVHRLGGHKSLYSEAFYDRETFGALYDTAGLDRVRSTYDPDSRLKTLYDKVVRNS; this comes from the coding sequence GTGGCCGCCCTTCGCACGTCCTGGGACGCCATCGGTCCGGGGCAGCCGGTCCGGCTGGCCAAGAAGACCTCGAACCTCTTCCGTCCCCGCAGCCCGGCGGCGGGTCCCGGGCTCGACGTCTCGGGTCTGGACGGCGTCATCGCGATCGACCCGGTCGCCCGCACCGCCGACGTCCAGGGGATGTGCACCTACGAGCGGCTGGTCGACGAGACTCTCGCCCACGGCCTGATCCCCAGCGTCGTGCCGCAGTTGCGCACGATCACGTTGGGCGGCGCGGTCACCGGCCTGGGCATCGAGTCCACGTCGCTGCGGCTGGGGTTGCCGCACGAGGCGGTGCTCGAGATGGACGTGCTGACGGGCTCGGGTGAGATCGTCACCGCCACGCCCGACAACGAGCACGCCGAGCTGTTCGCCGCGTTCCCCAACTCCTACGGCAGCCTCGGGTACGCCGTCCGGCTCCGGATCGAGCTGCAGCCCGCGCCCCGTCAGGTCCGGCTGCGTCACGTGCGCTTCGCCGGGGCCGCCGACGTCACGAAGGCGCTGGCCGAGATCGCCGACGCCGGCAGCTGGGACGGTGTGCCGGTGGACGCCGTGGACGGCACCGCGTTTAGCCCCGACGAGATCTACCTGACCCTGGCGCACTTCACCGACACCGACCTGCCGACCAGCGACTACACCGGCCAGGACGTCTACTACCGCTCGATCCAGCAGCGCCATGAGGACGTGCTGACGATCCACGACTACCTGTGGCGCTGGGACACCGACTGGTTCTGGTGCTCGGGCGCGTTCGGCGCCCAGAACCCGGCCGTGCGCCGCGTGTGGCCCAGGCGGTGGCGCCGCAGCGACGTCTACCACCGGCTCGTCGCCCTCGACGGCAAGGTCGGCGTCAGCCGCGTCCTCGACCGCATCAAGCACATCCCGGCGCGTGAGCGGGTCATCCAGGACATCGAGGTGCCCCTGGACCGGCTGGAGGACTTCCTCACCTGGTTCGACCGCGAGGTGGGCATGCGTCCGGTGTGGCTGTGCCCGCTGCGGACGCGCCGTGCCTGGCCGACCTACCCGCTGACGCCCGGCGACGTCTACGTCAACGTCGGCTTCTGGGGCACGGTCGTGGTCCCGGCCGGCTCCGAGCCCGGCGCGGTGAACCGCAAGGTCGAGACCGAGGTCCACCGCTTGGGCGGACACAAGTCCCTCTACTCCGAGGCGTTCTACGACCGCGAGACGTTCGGCGCCCTCTACGACACCGCGGGGTTGGACCGGGTCCGGTCCACGTACGACCCCGACTCGCGGTTGAAAACCCTCTACGACAAGGTGGTGAGGAACTCATGA